In Tenacibaculum sp. 190524A02b, the genomic stretch AAAACCAATCGATTTCCTTTAGGGTAAAAGTCTTCCAAATCAATGGTTACTAATTTGCTATTTGCAACTCTATTTATAATTTCGTCAGCCATTCCTTACAAAAGTCCTAATTCAAGCTTTGCTTCTTCACTCATCATATCTTGTGTCCAAGTAGGGTCAAAAGTAATTTCTACTTCACAATTATTAATTTCTTTCAATGTTTTCACCTTTTCTTCTACTTCCACTGGCAGTGTTTCCGCAACTGGACAGTTAGGTGAAGTTAAGGTCATCAAAATTTTAGCATCATTATCTTCAGAAACAAATACATCATAGATCAATCCTAACTCATAAATATCTACAGGAATTTCTGGATCAAAGATGGTTTTTAAAACGCGTACTATTTTATCTCCTAATTCTTCTAAGTTTTCTTCAGTCATAATCTACTATTTAATTTGCTAATTTACTTTGTTGAGCAATTGCATACATTTTTATTTGCTTTACCATAGATACTAATCCGTTTGCTCTTGTTGGGCTTAAATGTTCCTTTAAACCAATTTCATCTATAAAACTAGTATCGGCATCTAAAACAGCTTGTGGAGTTTGGTTTGAGTATACTCTAAGTAATAAAGCTACTATTCCTTTAGTTAAAATAGCATCACTATCAGCAGTAAATTTAATCTTTTCTCCATCCAGATTAGAATGTAACCATACCTTAGACTGACATCCTTTTATTAAATTTTCATCCAATTTATATGTGTCATCAATTAAAGGTAATGATTTCCCTAATTCTATAATATATTCATAACGTTCCATCCAGTCATCAAACATAGAGAACTCATCAATAATTTCTTCTTGTATTTCTTTGATAGTCATTTTTTAAAACTATTTTTGCACTGTCAAACGACACTTTTTATATTAAAGGTGCAAAATTACGACAAAATAAGGTATTTATAATACCCGTTAAGTATAAAGTAAACGTAATTATTAATTTTGTTTGGTATTTATTAAATCAAACTTAATATAATACTTTCCCTATATGGAAAGTTTAATTAAAATTTATGAGTAAATTATTAGCTGTTGGTACTGTAGCTTTTGATGCTATTGAAACGCCTTTTGGTAAAACGGATAAAATTTTAGGAGGTTCAGGAACATTTGTTGGTTTAGCAGCTGCTCAGTTTGGAGTAGAAACTGGAGTTGTTTCTGTAGTTGGTGGTGACTTTCCTCAATCATATTTGGATATGATGGAAAACAAAGGAATTAACACTGATGGAATAGAAATTATTAAAGATGGTAAAACATTTTTCTGGAGTGGTAGGTATCATAACGATATGAACTCAAGAGATACTTTAGTGACTGAATTAAATGTTTTAGAACATTTCCAGCCAGTTGTTCCGGAAAAGTTTAAAGATTCAAAAATAGTAATGTTAGGGAATTTACACCCTTTAACACAAGCTTCTGTTTTAGACCAAATGAATGAGCGTCCGAAATTAGTGGTTTTAGACACCATGAACTTTTGGATGGATATTGCTTTAAATGATTTACATGAAGTTTTAAAACGCATTGATGTAATTACTATTAACGATGAAGAAGCCCGTCAATTAAGTGGAGAGTATTCTTTAGTAAACGCTGCTAAGAAAATCCATGAAATGGGTCCTAAATATGTAGTTATTAAAAAAGGAGAACACGGTGCTTTACTTTTTAACGAAGGTAAAATGTTCTTTGCACCAGCATTGCCTTTAGCGGAAGTTTTTGACCCAACTGGAGCCGGAGATACGTTTGCAGGTGGTTTTTGCGGATATTTAGCTAAAACCGAAGATGTTTCATTTGAAAACATGAAAAATGCCATTATTTATGGTTCTAATTTAGCTTCG encodes the following:
- a CDS encoding DUF59 domain-containing protein is translated as MTEENLEELGDKIVRVLKTIFDPEIPVDIYELGLIYDVFVSEDNDAKILMTLTSPNCPVAETLPVEVEEKVKTLKEINNCEVEITFDPTWTQDMMSEEAKLELGLL
- a CDS encoding SufE family protein; the protein is MTIKEIQEEIIDEFSMFDDWMERYEYIIELGKSLPLIDDTYKLDENLIKGCQSKVWLHSNLDGEKIKFTADSDAILTKGIVALLLRVYSNQTPQAVLDADTSFIDEIGLKEHLSPTRANGLVSMVKQIKMYAIAQQSKLAN
- a CDS encoding PfkB family carbohydrate kinase yields the protein MSKLLAVGTVAFDAIETPFGKTDKILGGSGTFVGLAAAQFGVETGVVSVVGGDFPQSYLDMMENKGINTDGIEIIKDGKTFFWSGRYHNDMNSRDTLVTELNVLEHFQPVVPEKFKDSKIVMLGNLHPLTQASVLDQMNERPKLVVLDTMNFWMDIALNDLHEVLKRIDVITINDEEARQLSGEYSLVNAAKKIHEMGPKYVVIKKGEHGALLFNEGKMFFAPALPLAEVFDPTGAGDTFAGGFCGYLAKTEDVSFENMKNAIIYGSNLASFCVEKFGTQRMEELSKDEVRERLQAFKELTHFDIELS